Within the Emticicia oligotrophica DSM 17448 genome, the region ACCCGAACAAGCTCCTCAATTTTGGGCCATCTATAATGAATATGACAACAAAAAAATTGAATTGAGAAAAAATATTCGACGCTCCATGGAAGATGCAGTTTCTTTGGCGACAACCGATGATAAAATAATTGCAGCACAAAAACAAATTATCGCATTACGTCGTCGAGAAATTGATTTAGAAGAAGAATATATGAGTAAAATTCTTAAAACAATAACGCCAAGGCAGTTTTCAGAATTAAAACGAACAGAGATGAACTTTAATAAAATGCTTATTGAAAAACTTAATGACAAGGCAGATAATTAATAAGATTAACTCTTATTTTAATAAGAAGAAAGATTAAAAAGAATAGAAAGGTCAAATTCTGAATGATTTGACCTTTTTTATTTGGTAAAAAGTAAATAAAGCTTGATTTTTAACTAATTTTGTATTGAAATTTTTC harbors:
- a CDS encoding Spy/CpxP family protein refolding chaperone, coding for MKKILIILLLLPFVVKSQVRQGRDEGRRFQKINSAKIGLITEKLNLTPEQAPQFWAIYNEYDNKKIELRKNIRRSMEDAVSLATTDDKIIAAQKQIIALRRREIDLEEEYMSKILKTITPRQFSELKRTEMNFNKMLIEKLNDKADN